A part of Herpetosiphonaceae bacterium genomic DNA contains:
- a CDS encoding phage antirepressor N-terminal domain-containing protein, translating into MPDEQEQPAMSMVRFNTVEFDGDTLPAVILEGEGVAIPVRTICQALGLDIQSQSDRLREHDVLANGLRVVRVPRGQQLRPVVALLHRFIPFWLATIVPSQVKPKVRPKLVRYQLELVEVLALLYGGDVQSRQPVPSDPAVAAVQQQITTALLELRLLREALLDAQSRTDDRLTLHEQRMDTIEDLLGDLQDQFTTTITITAAQQEVIKRSIQRLARRYEQRTGQAVFARLFGQFCIDLGTPKYALLPASRYAEALDWLRAKATELLPDDHDALPPLQETLL; encoded by the coding sequence ATGCCCGATGAACAAGAGCAACCGGCCATGTCCATGGTTCGCTTCAATACGGTCGAATTTGACGGCGACACCCTCCCGGCGGTGATCCTGGAAGGTGAGGGTGTCGCGATTCCGGTTCGTACGATCTGTCAGGCGCTTGGTCTGGATATCCAAAGCCAGAGCGACCGCCTGCGTGAGCACGACGTACTTGCGAACGGCCTGCGGGTCGTGCGCGTTCCCAGAGGGCAGCAGTTGCGACCCGTCGTGGCGCTCTTGCACCGCTTCATCCCCTTCTGGCTTGCCACGATCGTGCCGTCGCAGGTCAAACCCAAGGTGCGGCCCAAGCTCGTACGCTACCAGCTTGAATTGGTCGAGGTGCTGGCGCTGCTCTACGGGGGTGATGTGCAGAGCAGGCAGCCGGTGCCGTCCGATCCTGCCGTGGCCGCGGTCCAACAACAGATTACGACCGCACTGCTCGAGCTACGGCTCCTCCGCGAGGCGCTCCTGGATGCGCAAAGCCGGACAGATGACCGTTTAACGCTCCACGAGCAGCGGATGGATACGATCGAGGACTTGCTCGGCGATCTCCAAGACCAGTTTACGACCACGATCACGATTACCGCAGCGCAGCAGGAAGTGATCAAGCGCTCGATTCAGCGCCTGGCGCGGCGGTACGAGCAGCGGACCGGGCAGGCGGTCTTTGCTCGTCTGTTTGGTCAGTTCTGCATCGATCTCGGCACGCCGAAGTACGCCCTGCTGCCGGCGAGCCGTTACGCCGAGGCCCTCGACTGGCTTCGAGCGAAAGCGACGGAGCTGCTGCCGGACGATCACGATGCGCTTCCACCCTTGCAGGAAACGTTGTTATGA